GCATTTGGAATGATAGTCACCCAGCCTGAGACTATAGGAAGCTGCAAACCCATTCAATGGCATGGCAGCTTCTGGCTACCTCCTCTTGTCGAAAGTACAGACCTGACCTCATTTACTCCTTCCCGGATATGAAATATGAACATTGATCCTTTTTCTCCTTTCTGACGCTTTTACCTACCGGTGGAAACTCTAACTACTGTGGCACGCCAATCCCCAACGGGAGAAACGGAGTTTCGTTTCCATCAGCTCCTTATTCCCATCACAGGCTCCTCGCCCTCCACCTTGACAAGATTGAGTTCGGGTTTTTCGCCTGACTTCCATCTGTCAACTGAATAGGTAACCTTCCTTATAGCAGGAGGTCCATCGTTTCCAAATTTTCGTACGGGTTCCGGGATCGTGACAAATTCCACTTCCAGCTTTTCCTTCGTATAGCGTGCCAGCAGAAAACCGTATGCGTCATTGTCTGCATAGTGCATGTGAGGATTTATATCGTCGCGCTTCTTCCTTTCTGCATCCTCCATCTCCCCCTTGGCCATCGCCTTCGCAGCAAGCGCTCCGTGGATCAACCAGGCATTTAATGTCGGTGCCATTTTGTTGTAGTAGCCAAGCGCTTCTCCATCTCCTACGACGAGGTCAGCCAAATCTTCATTATCCTGAGTGACAGAATTCTGAACGACCATTCGGCAAGGTGCACTGATACCGGCACAGGCAAACTCGGGGATAACCGCTTGCGGATTTTCTCCCTCGTAATCGTCGTAAATATATCCCGCGTAATGTGCGTGGCGATCACCCGTCAAGGACACCACGTTAGCCAATTTTTGGTCTTTGATGTAATTCATCATTTCTCGACGTTCGATGGGGTAGCCATCCCAGGAGTCGGACCAGAAGATCCCTCCTTTCGTTCCTCCTTCTTTAAACGATACATCAAAACCAAAACGCATAAAAGGGGTGTTGTTTATAATGGTCTTCCACACGGCGCTGCTTTGCTCGAGCGAACCTTTCAGCCACCCTTTTTGCTTACGACCGAGCAGTGATCCGACTGGAGCGGTTTTTCGCACATTCTCAACCACCTTTCCTTCGTAGATCACTGTATCCGGAGGGTTGCCGTTATTCGCTGTTCTACCGGCATTCATCGTTTCCACAAAAGCCGGGTCCAGGGGATCTGAGGGATAGGGTACTAGTCCAGCTGAAAGGATTTCATTAGGAACTCCACGATCTCCTCGATAGCTTCGCCCATCGATGGCGAAAAGATCTACCAACTTTCCCCACCTTAATGATCTATAGATTGCGATCGAATGGATGGCCTTCAGGTTGTTGGGTTCCAGGTTTAAATAATCGTCATCAAAATCCGGTTCCTGAACATCTTTCAACTGGCCTGGGTGTTCAAAATCCTTGGCGTGATTTTCACCCATGGGACCCTCCCAGGCCGTATTCAATGCACAAGGCATGTATTCAAACCATGCCTGGTTGGCGTCTACCTTTCGGTTTTGATAAACAGTATCTTTGAGGTGTGACTGCCAGTAGTCATTTACCAACTCATGATCATCCCAAACATAGACGAATGGAAAAAGCCGCCTTGCTTCCATGAGATCAGGATCGGAAATGTATTTCTGATATAAATGGCGGAAATCGTTGAGGGATATTGCACTCATCGTTCCGTTCTTCACTTTCTCACCATCTGGAAACGGCAAGACCGTTCGCTCGGTACCATCTGAATTAGTCAGGTTTCTCTCCTGGCCGTTTAAGTCCGGAACGTCCGCAAAAGTAGTTTCATATAGAAAATCTCCTGTGTGAATAATCAGGTCTATTTTTCTGTCATCGGCTGCATCTGCGTCGTCATTGATCAATCGCCGATAGGCGCTGAAATATCCAAACATGTAATGCTGGCATGAAGCCACAGCGACTGAGAGTTCAACTTCATCCTCATGCCTGGGAGCAGTCCAAGTTCTGCCTATCGGACTGACGCTGTCATCAGAAGCAATGAAGCGATAATAGTATGTCGTTTGCGAGTCCAATCCATTTAGTGCTACGCGAACCGTATGGTCTCTCTCATTCTGAGCCTCCACGTTTTGTTCTACCAAGACAGACTCAAATGTTTCGTCATGGCAGACTTGTAGAGTGAGATGAATAGCTTCCTGTTTTCCTTCTGTATCCAGAACATGGGTCCACAAAACAATTGAGTCAGGCTGTGGATCCGCCGAAGCGACCCCCTGAGGGAAAGTAAATCGTTTAGGCTTATCGGTGGCGACGCGACGACAACCCGCAAAAGGCAATGCCGAGGCTGTAAATACGAAGTAACCAGAAGAAATGAGCTTTAGGAATTCGCGGCGCGTATGCATCGTTCTTAATGTGGGTTTGCTGATAGGAAATTGCTTTTCAGCGGCGAAGCCGCAGAGGTGGGGGTTTTTTCGAGAAAGGGATCGGTAACCTGGACGCAAATGGTGTGCATGCCCCGGTCGTCCGAGCAAGTATCGCATTTTCCATTGCGAAAATATCCCGTCATGGGAGATTCGCTACAGGTAATTAATTCGGTTCCTAATACGTTGAGTGCCATCGAATCACGATTGTGATTCAGCAATCCGAGTCAAGGTTGAGTCCAAATTTGTTCCTCTGGTCCAACCGATTCGTGGATTCAATCACAGATTTGAAGCCCAATGTTAACTTTAACGATAAAACGTTAGTTTTGGCCATTACTTGTTAGATTGGTTTGCACACGATAAAATACTTTATCGGATCCAGGGTTTGGCTGATAGGAATTTGCTTTTTAGCGGCGAAGCCGCAGAGGTGGGGGTTTTCCGCCGTCGCCCAAGGGCTATGGCGCGACAGGTAGGGGGAGGAGTGAAAACTGGAAACATAGAGAAGGAGATTTTAGGATTTCTGTGTTAGTGGTGAACGGTATTAGAGGATGAGGGCATTATTATTGGCCACATAGCATCTGAAAAGTCAATCTTCCGGAGGATCTCCCGTTTATTTGAACTGATAGGAATTTGCTTTTTAGCGGCATAGCCGCTGAGGTGGGGGTTGTGTTCTTCAACAACAATTTGCCGCAAATAAACACGCTCTTTGGTCTTAAAGCTTTCTAAGTTCTGTTGATAATAAAGTCTGAGTTCTTCGGTGCTGGGAGCTTTGATTTTCTCTGAGATGAGATCAAAAACCTTTTTTTCAATTAAGCGTGCCTTTAACTGTTCTTGCCACTCGCTAAAAGAAATATTTTCTTCGGCAAGAGTCCTTCTAAAAGTGACATCATCTGGATAAGATGCCCGCAGCCGAGCGGCCTCTGAATCGAGTTCTTGATTTGAAACACTAAGGCCTTTCGAATCTGCATAATCCAGCACCAAAGACCGAGTAATAAAATTTTTAATGATCTCTTCTTTAATAAAACCTAAATTCTCGCTGCTTTTTGCAGATAACGAATCTAAATCTTTAAGGCGACGACCCAATCTGTTTGAAAAATCTTTGAGCGTCAAAGTGCGCGAATTGACTTTCACAATTGCTTGCTGAGCATTGACCTTTGGATTTTGAGCCGTGCATCCCAAAAAATGAAAAGCCATCGTACCCATGAGTAGAGCTTGATAGAAGGCTTTCATTTTCAAAGGATTAGTCATCGTAAGGCTTATTTAATCAGACTTTGATTGGTTTTAACGGGGTATTGCCTTTTCAGTTTTGCGAAATAATCATCCAGCAAACCTTTGCGCTTCTCATTGAAGACGGCCTGGCGAATTTGAATTCTATTGGCCTGTTCGAAAGAGGCTCGTCCGGTGACTTTCATGATGTGAAATCCAAAAAGAGTTTCCACAGGACCTACAATTTCACCGGTTTTTGCGGCTTTAGCAGCGGCATACACTTGAGGCATCACGGTTAAAGGGGATTGAAAGCCCGCATCACCACCAAACTGTTTTGATAAAGTGTCGTCAGAATAAAGTCGAACAAGCTCATCAAAAGGCCTTTTTGATTTTTTAACATCAGCGAAAATTTCTTGAGCTCGCTTTCGAGCCTCTTCTTTTTGTTCTGCCGTGGCACCGGGCTTCACATCAACTAAGATATTACTATACCGAATCGAAGGATTTCGTGCGTACCAAGCCTTCATTTCTGCTTCTGAAATTTGAATTCTTTGAGCCTTTTCGCCAAGCTCTTTTTCGAGGAGAACTTTGTAAAGTTCTTGACGGT
This portion of the Verrucomicrobiota bacterium genome encodes:
- a CDS encoding SurA N-terminal domain-containing protein, with the translated sequence MTNPLKMKAFYQALLMGTMAFHFLGCTAQNPKVNAQQAIVKVNSRTLTLKDFSNRLGRRLKDLDSLSAKSSENLGFIKEEIIKNFITRSLVLDYADSKGLSVSNQELDSEAARLRASYPDDVTFRRTLAEENISFSEWQEQLKARLIEKKVFDLISEKIKAPSTEELRLYYQQNLESFKTKERVYLRQIVVEEHNPHLSGYAAKKQIPISSNKREILRKIDFSDAMWPIIMPSSSNTVHH
- a CDS encoding alkaline phosphatase D family protein encodes the protein MHTRREFLKLISSGYFVFTASALPFAGCRRVATDKPKRFTFPQGVASADPQPDSIVLWTHVLDTEGKQEAIHLTLQVCHDETFESVLVEQNVEAQNERDHTVRVALNGLDSQTTYYYRFIASDDSVSPIGRTWTAPRHEDEVELSVAVASCQHYMFGYFSAYRRLINDDADAADDRKIDLIIHTGDFLYETTFADVPDLNGQERNLTNSDGTERTVLPFPDGEKVKNGTMSAISLNDFRHLYQKYISDPDLMEARRLFPFVYVWDDHELVNDYWQSHLKDTVYQNRKVDANQAWFEYMPCALNTAWEGPMGENHAKDFEHPGQLKDVQEPDFDDDYLNLEPNNLKAIHSIAIYRSLRWGKLVDLFAIDGRSYRGDRGVPNEILSAGLVPYPSDPLDPAFVETMNAGRTANNGNPPDTVIYEGKVVENVRKTAPVGSLLGRKQKGWLKGSLEQSSAVWKTIINNTPFMRFGFDVSFKEGGTKGGIFWSDSWDGYPIERREMMNYIKDQKLANVVSLTGDRHAHYAGYIYDDYEGENPQAVIPEFACAGISAPCRMVVQNSVTQDNEDLADLVVGDGEALGYYNKMAPTLNAWLIHGALAAKAMAKGEMEDAERKKRDDINPHMHYADNDAYGFLLARYTKEKLEVEFVTIPEPVRKFGNDGPPAIRKVTYSVDRWKSGEKPELNLVKVEGEEPVMGIRS
- a CDS encoding peptidylprolyl isomerase — its product is MIRLFLITLFFTHFSFAQTNAVLADVGGKKITSEEFNKKYKEVLDAVSSSGGPVPSKSEFLEDLVRYELGLLEAEKRNLKNDAVFQERYRQELYKVLLEKELGEKAQRIQISEAEMKAWYARNPSIRYSNILVDVKPGATAEQKEEARKRAQEIFADVKKSKRPFDELVRLYSDDTLSKQFGGDAGFQSPLTVMPQVYAAAKAAKTGEIVGPVETLFGFHIMKVTGRASFEQANRIQIRQAVFNEKRKGLLDDYFAKLKRQYPVKTNQSLIK